GATGTGCGCTGGCTGGCCAGCGGTCCGCGCTGCGGCATCGGCGAACTCGACATCCCGGAAAACGAGCCTGGATCTTCCATCATGCCGGGCAAGGTCAATCCAACCCAGTGCGAAGCCATGACCATGGTCTGCGCCCAGGTCTTCGGCAATGATGCCGCAGTGGCCTTTGCAGGTTCCCAGGGTAATTTCCAGCTCAACGTCTACAAGCCCGTCATGGTGCACAATGTCCTGGAAAGCATCGGCTTGCTGGCTGACGCCTGCCTGGCATTCGACGAGCACTGCGCTGTTGGCATCGAGCCCAACATTCAGCGCATCGAGGAAAACCTGAACAAGAACCTGATGCTGGTCACCGCCCTGAACCGCCATATCGGCTACGATAAGGCCGCCGCCATTGCCAAAAAGGCCCACAAGGAACACAGCACGCTGCGCCAGGCAGCGCTGGCGCTGGGCTTTCTGACTGATGCGCAGTACGATGAATGGATCGTCCCTCTGGATATGACGCATCCCAGCAAAGGCTGATCATGACTGCCCCTGTGCTCATCAAACGCGCTTATGAACCTGCTGCCGACAGCGACGGCTACCGGGTGCTGGTGGATCGTTTGTGGCCCAGGGGCCTATCCAAGGCAAGCTTGCCTTATGATCGCTGGGAAAAAACCCTGGCACCCAGCACAGACCTGCGCAAATGGTTTGGTCACCAAGTCGAACGCTGGGAACAATTTCGCCGTGATTACACGGCCGAACTCCAATCTGCAGATGCCTTGTCCCTGATGGATGAAATCCTGGCGGCCGCCCAGGGTCAAACCATCACACTGCTGTACGGCGCACACGATACCGAGCACAATCAGGCGGTGGTATTGGCAGATATGCTGGCTCGGCGGCGCGCCGCCGCCAATTCTTGACGGCGGTTTATCTCACAGGAGACCGCATGCTGCTGGTTTATTTTGGTGCCCAGTCATTGTGGGCACTGGTTCTGCTGGCCCTGATCCTGGCCCTGGCTGTCGTGATCGCCATCCAGGCGCATCGCAGCCGCGCCCTGGGAGGCAATGAAGAGCTTCCCGGCATGGTCGGTGAAGTCACCGAGGCTACCGATGCGCGTGGCCGCGCCCGGGCATTGGTGCGCGGCGAAGTCTGGCAGGTTCGCTGCACCAGCCCTTTATCTCCGGGACAAGCCGTGCGGGTGATACAGGCCCATGATTTATTGCTGATCGTCGAGCCTCTCGCCGACGATGTTGATGTTTTATCAGGGGAATCCTCATGATGTTTCTGAATGCGAGCTCGGGGATCAGCCTGTTGATCCTGCTGTTTCTGATCTTGGTGCTGTTTCGCTTGTTTCGCATCATGCGCGAATACGAGCGCGCTGTGGTCTTTACGCTGGGGCGCTATACCGGCACCAAAGGCCCGGGCCTGATCATCATCATTCCGTTCCTGCAGCAGATGGTGCGCGTGGATATGCGGGTAGTCACATTGGATATCCCGCCTCAAGACGTGATTTCCCGGGATAATGTTTCAGTACAGGTCAATGCCGTGGTGTACTTTCGGGTGGTCGATCCGGCCAAAGCCATCATTCAGGTCGAGCAATTCCTGGAAGCCTCCAGTCAATTGGCACAGACCACTTTGCGGGCCGTATTGGGCAAGCACGAATTGGACGAAATGCTGACCGAGCGCGAAAAATTGAATCTGGACGTGCAGAGCATCCTGGATGCCCAGACCGATGGCTGGGGCATTAAGGTCACCAACGTCGAAATCAAGCACATCGACCTGAATGAAACCATGGTGCGGGCCATGGCCCGCCAGGCCGAAGCCGAGCGCGAGCGCCGGGCCAAGGTCATTCACGCCGAAGGCGAGCGCCAAGCTGCCCAGGCCCTGGCAGACGCTGCCAGTATCCTGGCGCGAGAACCGTCTGCCATGCAGTTGCGCTACTTGGAGACCCTGACCCAGGTGGCCGGGGATAAATCATCCACGCTGGTATTCCCGATTCCGATTGACCTGCTGGCCGGATTCATGGGGAAATCGATTCCGCCTCAGTCAACAACTGACCAATGACCGCGCCAACGCGCAAATCCTCAATCTGACCAAAATGATGCAGTCGCACATGGCCTTGTGCATCCAGAATGACCAGCGTCGGGGTGCCCTGCAGGCGCCAGGCCTGCATAGTCAGGGGAATCGGGTTGCCGCGTGGGTCGGGACGATCGATGCCTACCGGAAAGCGGATGCGGTATTCGTGCATGAAGGCCCGCAGGGCGATCTCGGTCATGGCCGCGTGGTGTTCGAACACGGTATGCAGGCCAACCACTTGTAGTTTCCCTGGTGGAAAGGCCTGGTGGATGGATTTT
The nucleotide sequence above comes from Castellaniella sp.. Encoded proteins:
- a CDS encoding DUF488 domain-containing protein; translation: MTAPVLIKRAYEPAADSDGYRVLVDRLWPRGLSKASLPYDRWEKTLAPSTDLRKWFGHQVERWEQFRRDYTAELQSADALSLMDEILAAAQGQTITLLYGAHDTEHNQAVVLADMLARRRAAANS
- a CDS encoding NfeD family protein, with protein sequence MLLVYFGAQSLWALVLLALILALAVVIAIQAHRSRALGGNEELPGMVGEVTEATDARGRARALVRGEVWQVRCTSPLSPGQAVRVIQAHDLLLIVEPLADDVDVLSGESS
- a CDS encoding slipin family protein, which codes for MFLNASSGISLLILLFLILVLFRLFRIMREYERAVVFTLGRYTGTKGPGLIIIIPFLQQMVRVDMRVVTLDIPPQDVISRDNVSVQVNAVVYFRVVDPAKAIIQVEQFLEASSQLAQTTLRAVLGKHELDEMLTEREKLNLDVQSILDAQTDGWGIKVTNVEIKHIDLNETMVRAMARQAEAERERRAKVIHAEGERQAAQALADAASILAREPSAMQLRYLETLTQVAGDKSSTLVFPIPIDLLAGFMGKSIPPQSTTDQ
- a CDS encoding redoxin domain-containing protein, which translates into the protein MTKGDIIPDWDIQTWLNTDTPLSLSDLRGSVVVVHAFQMLCPGCVSHGIPQAKSIHQAFPPGKLQVVGLHTVFEHHAAMTEIALRAFMHEYRIRFPVGIDRPDPRGNPIPLTMQAWRLQGTPTLVILDAQGHVRLHHFGQIEDLRVGAVIGQLLTEAESISP